Proteins from a genomic interval of Treponema brennaborense DSM 12168:
- a CDS encoding tRNA threonylcarbamoyladenosine dehydratase → MTELREPIFDGRHSRTERLIGAEALERIKSAKVAVVGLGGVGSFAAESLARAGIERFVLLDSDCVTESNINRQNIALYSTVGKLKTDVLRRRILDINPGADITVYPIFYGKDTARDVDFSGCSYIADAIDNVTGKLLLVETAARLDIPLISAMGAGNKLDPSRFEIADIYDTSVCPLARVMRRELKKRGVPALTVVYSKEPPYAATFDTATAAAQTAASADTAASGESPDIRVLREITGNPPISRTPQKNTGNPPPRLASSPGSYRKPVPASISFVPAAAGLLMASRIITDIASL, encoded by the coding sequence ATGACGGAACTGCGGGAACCGATATTCGACGGGCGGCATTCCCGTACCGAACGACTTATCGGAGCGGAAGCACTGGAGCGCATCAAATCGGCTAAGGTCGCCGTCGTCGGGCTCGGCGGCGTCGGTTCCTTCGCAGCCGAATCGCTCGCCCGCGCCGGAATCGAACGATTCGTGCTCCTTGACAGCGACTGCGTTACGGAAAGCAACATCAACCGCCAAAACATCGCGTTATATTCTACGGTCGGAAAGCTCAAAACGGACGTCCTTCGCCGCCGGATTCTCGACATCAATCCCGGCGCGGATATCACCGTTTATCCGATATTCTACGGCAAAGACACGGCGCGCGACGTCGATTTTTCCGGCTGCTCATATATCGCCGACGCCATCGACAACGTTACCGGTAAGTTGCTGCTCGTCGAAACCGCCGCGCGCCTCGATATTCCGCTCATCAGCGCAATGGGTGCGGGCAACAAGCTCGACCCGTCCCGATTCGAAATTGCCGACATTTACGATACGTCCGTCTGCCCGCTCGCACGCGTTATGCGCCGCGAACTGAAAAAACGCGGCGTTCCGGCACTGACCGTTGTCTATTCAAAAGAACCGCCGTACGCTGCGACATTCGATACGGCAACGGCAGCCGCTCAAACGGCAGCCTCCGCCGATACCGCGGCTTCCGGGGAATCGCCGGATATCCGGGTACTGCGGGAAATCACGGGTAACCCGCCGATAAGCCGGACTCCGCAAAAAAACACAGGTAACCCGCCGCCCCGGCTTGCATCTTCGCCCGGCTCGTATCGGAAACCCGTTCCCGCGAGCATTTCGTTCGTACCTGCAGCCGCCGGTTTACTCATGGCATCCCGCATCATTACGGACATCGCCAGCCTGTAA